From one Micromonospora siamensis genomic stretch:
- a CDS encoding STAS domain-containing protein — protein MTVVPADHRMTLICDGCGDTVTGTACVLPDAEVVWTLVFDNGWAGSPFASGPHHCPRCEIDSPARVGGRRTVDDPLGLGAPEDGDDGREPATTDPADGVRRALARTVDLGDRLLVDLSDVEVIDPAGLGLLVRAHQDARARSAALCLVAPSRFVLTVLHTMRLDGVFPIFPSRAAAAGDGGQRATAVSG, from the coding sequence ATGACGGTCGTACCGGCCGATCACCGGATGACGTTGATCTGCGACGGCTGCGGCGACACCGTCACCGGCACGGCGTGCGTCCTGCCCGACGCGGAGGTGGTCTGGACGCTGGTGTTCGACAACGGCTGGGCCGGTTCCCCGTTCGCCTCCGGGCCGCACCACTGCCCGCGTTGCGAGATCGACTCTCCGGCGCGTGTCGGCGGGCGGCGTACCGTCGACGACCCGCTCGGCCTCGGCGCGCCGGAGGACGGCGACGACGGGCGGGAGCCGGCGACGACGGATCCCGCCGACGGCGTACGACGGGCCCTGGCCCGCACGGTCGACCTGGGTGACCGGCTGCTGGTGGACCTCAGCGACGTCGAGGTGATCGACCCCGCGGGTCTGGGGCTGCTGGTCCGGGCCCACCAGGACGCGCGGGCCCGGTCGGCGGCGTTGTGCCTGGTGGCGCCGTCGAGGTTCGTGCTGACCGTGCTGCACACGATGCGCCTCGACGGCGTCTTCCCGATCTTCCCCAGCCGCGCCGCCGCGGCGGGTGACGGCGGTCAGCGGGCGACGGCGGTCAGCGGGTGA
- a CDS encoding FkbM family methyltransferase, with the protein MDARTVAIEALKQDPATSSLRRSLDFYYGDPARDAGLDAFYARFLTAGDLAFDVGAHVGDHIGCFRRLGARVVAVEPQPACSRALRTLYADDPRVTLVEAACGATAGRIPLAVNTANPTVSTAAPDFRQAAEGADGWRHERWDAQVEVEVVTLDALVDAYGVPAFVKIDVEGFEDAVLAGLSRPPPVLSFEFTTIARPVAYRCLDRLRELGFDAFNVALGDSRSLAFPDWVPPDRLAAYLWALPHRANSGDVYCRSGRGRP; encoded by the coding sequence ATGGACGCCCGGACGGTCGCGATCGAGGCGCTCAAACAGGACCCGGCCACCTCGTCCCTGCGCCGCTCACTGGACTTCTACTACGGCGACCCGGCCCGGGACGCCGGCCTGGACGCCTTCTACGCCCGCTTCCTCACCGCGGGGGACCTGGCCTTCGACGTCGGCGCGCACGTCGGCGACCACATCGGCTGCTTCCGCCGCCTCGGCGCCCGGGTGGTGGCGGTGGAGCCACAGCCGGCCTGCTCCCGAGCGTTGCGCACCCTCTACGCCGACGACCCCCGGGTCACCCTGGTCGAGGCCGCCTGCGGCGCGACCGCCGGCCGGATCCCGCTCGCGGTCAACACCGCCAACCCCACCGTCTCCACCGCCGCGCCCGACTTCCGCCAAGCGGCCGAGGGCGCCGACGGCTGGCGGCACGAACGCTGGGACGCCCAGGTCGAGGTCGAGGTCGTCACCCTCGACGCGCTGGTCGACGCGTACGGCGTGCCGGCGTTCGTCAAGATCGACGTGGAGGGCTTCGAGGACGCCGTGCTGGCCGGGCTGAGCCGGCCACCACCCGTGCTCTCCTTCGAGTTCACCACCATCGCCCGGCCGGTCGCGTACCGCTGCCTGGACCGGCTCCGGGAACTGGGCTTCGACGCCTTCAACGTCGCGCTCGGGGACAGCCGGTCCCTGGCCTTCCCCGACTGGGTGCCCCCCGACCGGCTGGCCGCCTACCTGTGGGCCCTGCCGCACCGGGCCAACTCCGGCGACGTGTACTGCCGGTCGGGTCGGGGACGGCCGTAG
- a CDS encoding SIS domain-containing protein, whose amino-acid sequence MCGIVALLPRYDRLGEAVAADHVLGSLTWDLASPEAVGTVTVAGASELLTDAHRRAEKALALLSAPATLGLLAADPGLQGEAIAALDRTQRWLDGWDAVLDGGAQGSPEEVEAAQAQAVVVRDLLWMLRNDRLAAARRMRELGFGDNADAKLAVSYLSVDSVLDAIDRLEVRGRDSAGVQLWVGLDDADRKTMDTLAPASDPKFRSGAVEMVGDGVVFVYKRAAILGSLGDNVAHLRASIVADERLATALRLPSARISVLAHSRWASVGRISEANAHPVNSVAGDTELPYSAAVLNGDIDNHVELRRNNGIVTDEITTDAKLIPVMYSAALRRTMDPGEALTSCVAQFHGSMAIGVQDDAGHLTLAQKGSGQGLYVGLADWCYIVASEVYGLVALTDRYLRVDGSATDGGVVVVLDGDNAGTLEGITEVTSAGVAAPERVQTAEITTRDVARGDFDHYLVKEIAGAPRSFRRSLRGRIAEVDGLLQVSVGESGLPAAIREDIARGRFREVVLVGQGTAAVACQGIAEVIRPHLPGLAVRAVPATELSATDLPQDMSGILLIAVSQSGTTTDTNRAVDLVVKRGAAAVAIVNRRDSDLAHKTHGVLYTSDGRDVEMAVASTKAFYSQVATGVLLGLQIARAWGKLRPEIENDLLVGLLEMPAHLTAVQGLTDEVAAASREMAAYPSWAVVGSGPNRVAAAEVRIKLSELCYRTVSTDALEDKKHIDLSAEAMIIVCAAGTPPQQVRDMAKEIEIYAAHKNAPVVIADEGVDIAWAAQHVIRVPRAHPALAWLLSTAVGHLISYHSARAIDELALPLRQALTLLEERVDQGAAHFTDVAELAEPVEEFLAEVATGRTRGVLSPEATLSLANVLLSLRGLNAGLPMRADELGEPLDYVRDQLTASVEELTRSIDSVKHQAKTVTVGTSRDDNDLLENPLTQALVAAGSDVNLLTYPVLLALRAHAPLVGEVTGAVRYRVDRAGDESAIRVLAKSGEVADTPSRADNGTRLTGSKRYAVDARMIQLVRGRTDDRLVLMVPEQVGAHVSGLTLLHVALVPAASAAALTNALQTSGTRLAEIDAAVTETEATFDPAMLEQVPVEKVLVGSVGEVAGALLAR is encoded by the coding sequence ATGTGTGGCATTGTTGCCCTGCTGCCCCGGTACGACCGCCTAGGTGAGGCGGTGGCGGCCGACCACGTCCTCGGCAGCCTGACGTGGGACCTGGCCTCCCCGGAGGCGGTGGGGACGGTCACCGTGGCCGGCGCGTCCGAACTGCTCACCGACGCGCACCGGCGCGCCGAGAAGGCCCTGGCCCTGCTCTCCGCGCCGGCCACCCTCGGTCTGCTCGCCGCCGACCCGGGCCTGCAGGGCGAGGCGATCGCCGCCCTGGACCGGACCCAGCGCTGGCTGGACGGCTGGGACGCCGTGCTCGACGGTGGGGCGCAGGGCTCCCCGGAGGAGGTCGAGGCGGCCCAGGCGCAGGCCGTCGTGGTTCGCGACCTGCTCTGGATGCTGCGCAACGACCGGCTCGCCGCCGCCCGCCGGATGCGTGAGCTGGGCTTCGGCGACAACGCCGACGCGAAGCTGGCCGTGTCCTACCTGAGCGTGGACTCCGTCCTCGACGCCATCGACCGGCTGGAGGTCCGCGGCCGCGACTCCGCCGGCGTGCAGCTCTGGGTCGGCCTCGACGACGCCGACCGCAAGACCATGGACACCCTGGCCCCGGCCTCCGACCCGAAGTTCCGCTCCGGCGCGGTGGAGATGGTCGGCGACGGGGTCGTCTTCGTCTACAAGCGCGCCGCCATCCTCGGCTCCCTCGGCGACAACGTGGCCCACCTGCGCGCCTCGATCGTCGCCGACGAGCGGCTGGCCACCGCGCTGCGCCTGCCCAGTGCCCGGATCTCCGTGCTGGCCCACTCCCGCTGGGCCAGCGTCGGGCGGATCAGCGAGGCCAACGCGCACCCGGTCAACAGCGTCGCCGGGGACACCGAGCTGCCCTACTCGGCGGCGGTGCTCAACGGCGACATCGACAACCACGTCGAGCTGCGCCGCAACAACGGCATCGTCACCGACGAGATCACCACCGACGCCAAGCTGATCCCGGTGATGTACTCCGCGGCGCTGCGCCGCACCATGGACCCGGGCGAGGCGCTGACCTCCTGCGTGGCCCAGTTCCACGGCTCGATGGCGATCGGCGTGCAGGACGACGCCGGCCACCTCACCCTCGCCCAGAAGGGCAGCGGCCAGGGCCTCTACGTCGGCCTGGCCGACTGGTGCTACATCGTCGCCAGCGAGGTGTACGGCCTGGTCGCCCTGACCGACCGCTACCTGCGGGTCGACGGCTCCGCCACCGACGGCGGCGTCGTCGTGGTGCTCGACGGCGACAACGCCGGCACCCTGGAGGGCATCACCGAGGTGACCTCCGCCGGCGTGGCCGCCCCGGAGCGGGTGCAGACCGCCGAGATCACCACCCGGGACGTGGCCCGCGGCGACTTCGACCACTACCTGGTCAAGGAGATCGCCGGCGCTCCCCGTTCGTTCCGGCGCAGCCTGCGCGGCCGGATCGCCGAGGTCGACGGCCTGCTCCAGGTCTCCGTCGGCGAGAGCGGCCTGCCGGCCGCCATCCGCGAGGACATCGCCCGGGGCCGGTTCCGCGAGGTGGTCCTGGTCGGCCAGGGCACCGCCGCCGTCGCCTGCCAGGGCATCGCCGAGGTCATCCGGCCGCACCTGCCGGGCCTGGCCGTCCGGGCCGTCCCGGCCACCGAGCTGTCCGCCACCGACCTGCCGCAGGACATGAGCGGCATCCTGCTCATCGCGGTCAGCCAGTCGGGCACCACCACCGACACCAACCGGGCCGTCGACCTGGTGGTCAAGCGGGGTGCCGCCGCCGTGGCGATCGTGAACCGCCGCGACAGCGACCTGGCCCACAAGACCCACGGCGTGCTCTACACCTCCGACGGCCGGGACGTCGAGATGGCCGTCGCCTCGACCAAGGCGTTCTACTCGCAGGTCGCCACCGGTGTCCTGCTCGGCCTGCAGATCGCCCGCGCCTGGGGCAAGCTGCGCCCGGAGATCGAGAACGACCTGCTGGTCGGCCTGCTGGAGATGCCGGCCCACCTGACCGCCGTGCAGGGGCTGACCGACGAGGTCGCCGCCGCCTCCCGGGAGATGGCCGCGTACCCGTCGTGGGCGGTGGTCGGCTCCGGCCCGAACCGGGTCGCCGCCGCCGAGGTCCGGATCAAGCTCTCCGAGCTGTGCTACCGGACCGTCTCCACCGACGCGCTGGAGGACAAGAAGCACATCGACCTCTCCGCCGAGGCCATGATCATCGTCTGTGCGGCGGGCACCCCGCCGCAGCAGGTGCGGGACATGGCCAAGGAGATCGAGATCTACGCGGCCCACAAGAACGCGCCGGTGGTCATCGCCGACGAGGGCGTCGACATCGCCTGGGCGGCGCAGCACGTGATCCGGGTGCCGCGCGCGCACCCGGCGCTGGCCTGGCTGCTCAGCACCGCCGTGGGCCACCTGATCTCGTACCACTCGGCGCGGGCGATCGACGAGCTGGCCCTGCCGCTGCGGCAGGCGCTGACCCTGCTGGAGGAGCGGGTCGACCAGGGCGCGGCGCACTTCACCGACGTGGCCGAGCTGGCCGAGCCGGTCGAGGAGTTCCTCGCCGAGGTCGCCACCGGCCGCACCCGGGGCGTGCTCTCCCCGGAGGCCACCCTCAGCCTGGCCAACGTGCTGCTGTCGCTGCGCGGCCTCAACGCCGGCCTGCCGATGCGCGCCGACGAGCTGGGGGAGCCGCTGGACTACGTCCGCGACCAGCTCACCGCGTCGGTGGAGGAGCTGACCCGCTCGATCGACTCGGTCAAGCACCAGGCCAAGACGGTCACCGTGGGGACCTCCCGCGACGACAACGACCTGCTGGAGAACCCGCTCACCCAGGCGCTGGTCGCCGCGGGCAGCGACGTCAACCTGCTCACCTACCCGGTGCTGCTGGCGCTGCGCGCCCACGCGCCGCTGGTCGGCGAGGTGACCGGCGCGGTGCGCTACCGGGTCGACCGGGCCGGCGACGAGAGCGCCATCCGGGTGCTGGCGAAGTCCGGCGAGGTGGCCGACACCCCCAGCCGGGCCGACAACGGCACCCGGCTGACCGGTTCCAAGCGGTACGCCGTCGACGCCCGGATGATCCAGCTGGTGCGCGGCCGGACCGACGACCGGCTGGTGCTGATGGTGCCGGAGCAGGTCGGCGCGCACGTGTCGGGCCTGACCCTGCTGCACGTGGCGCTGGTCCCGGCGGCGAGCGCCGCCGCGCTGACCAACGCGCTGCAGACCAGCGGGACCCGGCTCGCGGAGATCGACGCCGCGGTGACCGAGACCGAGGCCACCTTCGACCCGGCCATGCTGGAGCAGGTTCCGGTGGAGAAGGTCCTGGTCGGCTCGGTCGGCGAGGTGGCGGGCGCCCTGCTCGCCCGCTGA
- a CDS encoding ABC transporter permease — translation MSSTMLVTGPRLAYALVLLTMVAAAVAAVGRLGHGRQIAVAVARAAVQLAAVSLLITAIVTSLWATAAFVAVMCAVASGTSARRITRGRHGWWAAVPIAAGSLPVVVGLLLAGLLPLRGIAVVPVAGILIGGAMTATSLAGRRALDELTGRWGEVEAALALGLLPRDAALLVCRPAAAQALIPALDQTRTVGLVTLPGAYVGVLLGGASPVAAGITQLFVLVGLLAVESVAVVLTVELVARGRLQRR, via the coding sequence ATGTCGTCGACGATGCTGGTGACCGGGCCCCGCCTCGCGTACGCCCTGGTCCTGCTGACCATGGTCGCGGCGGCCGTGGCCGCGGTGGGCCGGCTCGGTCACGGCCGGCAGATCGCCGTCGCCGTCGCCCGCGCCGCCGTCCAGCTCGCGGCCGTCTCCCTGCTGATCACCGCCATCGTGACCTCGCTGTGGGCCACGGCCGCGTTCGTGGCGGTGATGTGCGCGGTCGCCTCCGGCACCTCGGCCCGCCGGATCACCCGTGGCCGGCACGGCTGGTGGGCGGCCGTGCCGATCGCGGCGGGCAGCCTGCCGGTGGTGGTGGGGCTGCTGCTGGCGGGCCTGCTGCCGCTGCGCGGGATCGCCGTCGTGCCGGTGGCGGGCATCCTCATCGGTGGGGCGATGACCGCCACGTCGCTGGCCGGGCGCCGCGCCTTGGACGAGCTGACCGGTCGCTGGGGTGAGGTGGAGGCGGCGCTCGCGCTCGGCCTGCTGCCCCGGGACGCGGCGCTGCTGGTCTGCCGCCCGGCGGCGGCCCAGGCGCTGATCCCGGCGCTGGACCAGACCCGCACCGTGGGGCTGGTGACGCTGCCCGGCGCCTACGTGGGTGTGCTGCTGGGCGGGGCGAGTCCGGTGGCCGCCGGGATCACCCAGCTCTTCGTGCTGGTGGGCCTGCTGGCCGTGGAGTCGGTCGCGGTGGTGCTGACCGTCGAGCTGGTGGCCCGGGGGCGGCTGCAGCGGCGTTGA
- a CDS encoding SIS domain-containing protein: protein MATDIGEQPTTYQRILDGAAAVREVAREVARRDVRHVVLVARGTSDHAALYGSYLSQIRLGRPAGLASPSVVSLYGAHPDVSQALVIGVSQSGRSPDLVEVLDSARRSGATTLALTNAPDSELARVAELHVDILAGPERAVAATKTYTAELLSLLLVVEGIRTGTGAPEPAVARELDRLPELAAQALAGRDHEDVAARLRYATQLVVTGRGYAYATAREASHKIIETSYLSALAYSGADLLHGPVAVADREMPVLTIVGDGPGGAAMNEVIERLRTMHADVITVGPGRAAGEQAHIGVPAVDERYSPLLDILPLQRLALTLALARGEDPDSPRGITKVTHTR, encoded by the coding sequence ATGGCGACCGACATCGGCGAGCAGCCGACGACCTATCAACGGATCCTCGACGGCGCGGCCGCCGTGCGGGAGGTGGCCCGCGAGGTGGCCCGCCGCGACGTGCGGCACGTGGTGCTGGTCGCCCGGGGCACCTCCGACCACGCCGCCCTGTACGGGTCGTACCTCAGCCAGATCCGGCTGGGCCGCCCGGCCGGGCTCGCCTCACCCAGCGTGGTGTCGCTCTACGGCGCCCACCCGGACGTGTCCCAGGCGCTGGTGATCGGGGTGTCGCAGAGCGGCCGCTCCCCCGACCTGGTCGAGGTCCTCGACAGCGCCCGCCGGTCCGGGGCCACCACCCTGGCCCTGACCAACGCGCCCGACTCGGAGCTGGCCCGGGTCGCCGAGCTGCACGTCGACATCCTCGCCGGCCCGGAGCGGGCGGTGGCGGCCACCAAGACGTACACCGCCGAGCTGCTGTCGCTGCTGCTGGTCGTCGAGGGCATCCGCACCGGCACGGGTGCGCCGGAGCCGGCGGTCGCCCGGGAGCTGGACCGGCTCCCGGAGCTGGCCGCGCAGGCCCTGGCCGGGCGGGACCACGAGGACGTGGCGGCCCGCCTGCGCTACGCCACCCAGCTGGTCGTGACCGGCCGCGGCTACGCGTACGCGACGGCCCGGGAGGCCAGCCACAAGATCATCGAGACGTCGTACCTGTCCGCGCTCGCGTACTCGGGGGCGGACCTGCTGCACGGCCCGGTGGCCGTGGCGGACCGGGAGATGCCGGTGCTGACCATCGTCGGCGACGGTCCGGGCGGGGCGGCGATGAACGAGGTCATCGAGCGGCTGCGCACCATGCACGCCGACGTGATCACGGTCGGTCCGGGCCGGGCGGCGGGCGAGCAGGCGCACATCGGCGTGCCGGCGGTCGACGAGCGCTACTCGCCGCTGCTGGACATCCTCCCGCTGCAACGACTGGCGCTGACCCTCGCGCTGGCCCGGGGCGAGGATCCGGACAGCCCGCGCGGCATCACCAAGGTCACCCACACCCGCTGA
- a CDS encoding MOSC domain-containing protein, translating into MPHIVALLASPVHRYVGRPADGPAPAPTGELVDRVTIRAGLGIVGDRYFGRPAHREAAVTLIAEESLPAGAGLLQARRNILTSGIAVDDLVGAVLTLDSGDGPVSLRVHRPAPPCAWMDTTIGPGAWKALRGRGGIRCAPLTDGVLRVGPVEVTVTR; encoded by the coding sequence GTGCCGCACATCGTCGCCCTGCTGGCCTCGCCCGTGCACCGGTACGTGGGCCGGCCCGCCGACGGACCGGCCCCGGCCCCGACCGGTGAGCTGGTCGACCGGGTGACGATCCGGGCCGGCCTGGGCATCGTCGGCGACCGCTACTTCGGCCGGCCGGCCCACCGGGAGGCCGCCGTCACGCTGATCGCCGAGGAGTCCCTGCCGGCCGGCGCCGGCCTGCTCCAGGCCCGGCGCAACATCCTGACCAGCGGCATCGCCGTCGACGACCTGGTCGGCGCGGTGCTCACCCTCGACTCCGGCGACGGCCCGGTCAGCCTGCGGGTGCACCGCCCCGCCCCACCCTGCGCCTGGATGGACACGACCATCGGGCCGGGCGCCTGGAAGGCGCTGCGCGGCCGGGGCGGCATCCGCTGCGCGCCGCTGACCGACGGCGTCCTGCGCGTCGGCCCGGTCGAGGTGACCGTCACCCGCTGA